A region of Salvia splendens isolate huo1 chromosome 17, SspV2, whole genome shotgun sequence DNA encodes the following proteins:
- the LOC121774048 gene encoding 60S ribosomal protein L27-3-like: MVKFLKPSKAVVLLQGRYAGQKATIVKNFDDGTRDRPYGHCLVAGIAKYPSKVIRKDSAKKQAKKSRVKAFVKLVNYNHIMPMRYTLDVDLKDVVSVDALVSRDKKVSACKEVKSRFKERFKSGKNRWFFSKLRF, translated from the coding sequence ATGGTGAAGTTCCTCAAGCCAAGCAAGGCGGTGGTCCTCCTCCAGGGTCGCTACGCCGGCCAGAAGGCGACGATCGTGAAGAATTTCGACGATGGCACTCGCGACCGCCCCTACGGCCACTGCCTCGTCGCCGGCATCGCCAAGTATCCAAGCAAGGTCATCCGCAAGGACTCGGCCAAGAAGCAGGCGAAGAAGTCGCGCGTGAAGGCGTTCGTGAAGCTGGTGAACTACAACCACATCATGCCCATGCGTTACACGCTCGACGTGGATCTCAAGGACGTTGTCTCTGTCGACGCGCTCGTCTCGCGTGACAAGAAGGTCTCCGCCTGCAAGGAGGTGAAGAGCAGGTTCAAGGAGAGGTTCAAGTCCGGGAAGAACCGTTGGTTTTTCTCTAAGCTCAGGTTCTGA